From the Paenibacillus sp. R14(2021) genome, the window ATTGTCCATTCAATATATGGCTGATAAACGCAAGGAGAAACGGAAGCAGCGCCGTATCGCGCTTGAAACGAAGAAAGTTGAAACGAAGCCGCTCACGGAATAAATAAAAAACCGATCCTTGACGGGATCGGTTTTTTTAGGTATATTTACTTTAACAAATAAAAGCATAAAAGCCTAAAAGCGTCGAAGCATAAAAGCGAACACGCGTCTAAGCGTGATAGAAAGGGAGTTAGTCTATGATCGTTATTACGAAAAACAACGTACCCGAAGAACGCATCTCTGAAATCATACAGCACATCGAGAAAGCCGGCGTGCAGGCTCATGTTTCGCGAGGAACAGACCGCACGGTTATCGGAATTATTGGTAAAGCGGAGCCGGCGCTTGCCGAGCATCTTCGCCAGATGAAGGGCGTGGAGAATGTCATTAAGATTTCGAAGTCCTACAAGCTGGCAAGCCGCGACTTCCATCCCGACGATACGGTAATTGAAATCAAAGGGGTCAAAATAGGCGGGGAGCATCTTGCCATCATGGGCGGACCATGCGCGGTAGAGACGCCGGAGCAAATCGATGAAATCGCAAGACTGGTTAAGGCTGCCGGCGGGCAGATACTTCGCGGAGGAGCCTTCAAGCCGCGTACGGGGCCGTACAGCTTCCAAGGCATCGGCGTTGAAGGTCTGGCTATGATGGCGGAAGCAGGGAAGAAGCACGGCCTGCTGACGATTACGGAAGTCATGACGCCGGAATATGTCGATGTCTGCGCCGAATACGCTGATATTCTTCAAGTCGGCACGCGTAACATGCAGAATTTCGACTTGCTGCGCAAGCTTGGAACAATCAAAACGCCGGTATTGCTTAAGCGTGGGTTCAGTGCAACCTATGATGAATTCCTGAATGCGGCAGAATATATCCTCGCTGGCGGCAACCCGAATGTCATGCTCTGCGAGCGTGGAATCCGAACATTCGAGTCTTACACGCGGAATACGCTCGATTTGGCTGCGATCCCGGTGCTTCAATCACTCAGCCATCTGCCGGTTATATCCGATCCAAGCCATGGAACAGGCCGCCGGGAGCTGGTTGAGCCGATGTCCAAGGCGTCTGTGGCAGCTGGCGCTAACGGACTCATTATCGAAATGCACACGGATCCTGACAACTCGATGACGGGTGACGGCGTTCAATCCTTATTCCCCGATCAATTTGCGAAATTGCTGAAGGAATTGGAGCAGCTCGGCAGCCTCGTAGGCAGACGTTTCGATACCCCGAAACAGCCCGCCGAATACTTCAGCACATGGGTCAAGTAATACCCGCCATGCGGCGCGGTTGTTGGTTTTACAAGCTGAGGCTCCTCGGAAATCGAGGGCTTCGGCTTTTTGCTTTTTTGGCAATTTCAAGCACAAATGAGAAACTGACAAATATGTGAAGTTACCTCACAGAAGGGTCAAAAAATACCTAACATAGCTATTGACGAGTTAAAGCCTTAATTCTATAATTACGACATAGTTTCAGTGCAGAAGTTGAACAATTACTGTCCTACACATCGCAAATGTTCGGAAATGGAGGAAATACCTAATGTCAGTTCAAAATGTTTTGAACACGATCAAAGAAAGCAGCATCATGTTTGTCGATTTCCGCTTCGTGGATCTTTCCGGCCACGCGCATCACATCACGCTTCCTTCCACAGAAGTCGATGCGGATACGTTCGTTAACGGCGTAGCTTTTGACGGCTCCTCGATCCCTGGTTTCCGCGGTATCGAAGAATCCGACATGGTTATGATCCCGGATACGGAATCGAGC encodes:
- the aroF gene encoding 3-deoxy-7-phosphoheptulonate synthase; this translates as MIVITKNNVPEERISEIIQHIEKAGVQAHVSRGTDRTVIGIIGKAEPALAEHLRQMKGVENVIKISKSYKLASRDFHPDDTVIEIKGVKIGGEHLAIMGGPCAVETPEQIDEIARLVKAAGGQILRGGAFKPRTGPYSFQGIGVEGLAMMAEAGKKHGLLTITEVMTPEYVDVCAEYADILQVGTRNMQNFDLLRKLGTIKTPVLLKRGFSATYDEFLNAAEYILAGGNPNVMLCERGIRTFESYTRNTLDLAAIPVLQSLSHLPVISDPSHGTGRRELVEPMSKASVAAGANGLIIEMHTDPDNSMTGDGVQSLFPDQFAKLLKELEQLGSLVGRRFDTPKQPAEYFSTWVK